In one window of Verrucomicrobiota bacterium DNA:
- a CDS encoding phosphopantetheine-binding protein: MTNVEVQKIVLDIIEEIAPDEDLSSIKPEVRLRDQLDLDSMDFLDIVMELRKQHGIEVPEEDYPKLASLESCGEYLTPKFNEAA, from the coding sequence ATGACTAACGTAGAAGTTCAAAAAATCGTCCTTGATATCATCGAGGAGATAGCACCGGACGAAGATCTATCGTCCATCAAACCGGAGGTTCGGCTGAGGGATCAGTTGGACCTGGATTCCATGGATTTCCTTGATATCGTGATGGAGCTGAGAAAACAGCATGGCATCGAAGTTCCCGAAGAAGACTATCCCAAGCTCGCCAGCTTGGAGAGTTGCGGCGAATACCTGACCCCGAAGTTCAACGAGGCAGCGTAG